tttcggaggcatgccctataatgatctagccaaatgaatggacggcatggataaacacacacgcgcgcgcgcgcgcacacacacacatatatcttagtgggacccacaaagttttctctcattttccatagcTAAAAGTTGTTGATGTCACGATCATACAACCTCCCTTCAATTACAAATTCCTGTGGTACATAATTAatgcaaaaaatgaaaaaagtaaaaagtaaaataCACAACAATACCCATGAAATATATTAATTCAAATGTGCCTTAAATGTAAAGTAAACGATCTAACAATGAGAATGCTCAAGTAATTACAATTTGGCCATTTCCACAAATTATTCTACATCTCCCTGAGTGGAGGCAATGCAAAAGGTATCGCGGGCTCATTAGCCCTAGAAGAGTTTCAGATAACCCTTCGGCTCATATTTCCAACGTTTGATTAATTAACTGAATCACACCGATATGTTTACCAAATCAAGTGTCCCACCAAGCGTGCTAAAAATGATTACCTCTCGGTTTCAAATTCAGTCACTTGTGATATGTTCAGGCGTGCAGGAACCGACTATGCGACTCGATTCCAACCGAACAACTTTCACCCTAAGCACCAAGATAGGAAAATACGTTTGTTTGACAGTATATGATAGTGATTTGAGAAGACCAGtctcctattcagccactcgtaaGATGTTGTTTAAGATAATTAGGCAATTATTAGAGGATAGGGTTCATCCTACAAAAATGGGTTGCCCCTTGCCTTATATACGAAAGGACTTTCAGATACAAAAGcaaacaaaaaggaaacactTACAGTCGACCTCATGGATCAATGCAGAGTACCTTTTTTTACAAAAGAACTGATTGTATTACAATGAAAATCGTCCAACGTATGAGCGTAGATTTAGATTACCGGTAAGGATTACAACTACTGGATTATTGCTACTAGTAATATAAGATTAAGATATTGGTTACATTAAGGAACATAAAAGATAGATTATGTTAAGGAACCTAAAGGgtaattgatagatttgatttctTTGATAGGGTTGGTATAAGATACTTTGCTTCATTGaactcctttgctatttatagatttcctCAAGATGGCCATCTAGATGCTTCTTCCAACATTCAGTTAATTGCAGCAGTTGCGTTAGCACCACTTCAGCCTTTAAGACTCTTCTTGGACACTTGTCATGGTAACCACTTCGGCACCGCTTTTCTCTCGACCACGTTCCGTCTTTCACTACTCAGCTACACTCCGTTTTCATATGACGTGTATTATATAATTAGTGTCAGCTGTTACTTTCGTAACACGCGCCCTAAATATTGTCAAAGATCTTAGGTGTGCTCTATATTTCTCATGAAATGAAACATGTCCTTTTATAATTGGTTCTTCCGAGAACAATATAAAATAGGGTGCAACAACTGTTTTATGTTGTGCGGTCTACTTAAGCCTTTGATATgcataatttttgggttcatgacctaaaatgatctttgaaaatggatggatggtgcggataaaatacatacaccacagtgggccccataggacCATCCGTCTCTAACTAGGTCCCGATACCCCATCCATGGGACCATCACATTAACACGGATTTCAAGTAAAAGCCTTTTACATGAAGTTCTTGCCATAGGAAGCTAtgttgtgccgtgatttttttgggaaatccactccatccattcgttttggaAAATCATGCTAAGACATGagaacaaaaattagataaatccgaaactcaaatgggccacacgtacAATTGAAAAATAGTGGAAAGGAGTTTCTACAGTTCATATTTTTCTAGGCTCTACTATGATGCTTATATGCAATTCAAATCGTTCGTAAAGTGGGCAAATGTTCATAAGGTCCTTACCACGGGAAtgaattaaaagaattaaaataaTAGTCTAATCCAAAGCTTCTcagcccatgaatgtttcacctTTGAGAGTATGATCTACactattttctgttgtgtggcccacttgagctttagatctaccttgtttttgggctcatatcgtAAATTAATTTGGCAAAGCACGTGAATGAAGCGGATTTCTTATAAACACtatagtgggcctcacagttTTTacgccatccaatcccttccaccATCATCCACTGGCTCAACGcaaaatcctctccatccatccgttttggaaaatcatgttaagacatgagaacaaaaattagataaatccgaaactcaagtgggccacacgtacaACTGGAAAATAGTGGAAAGGAGTTTCTACCGTTCATATTTTTctaggctccactatgatgtttatatgcaattcaAATCGTTCGTAAAGTGGCCAAATATTCATAAGGTCCTTACCACGGGGATGAattgaaagaattaaaatattaatttaatccaaAGCTTATgcagccccatgaatgtttcaagcGTGAGAGTacgatctccactattttctgttgtgtggcccacttgagctttggatctaccttgttttgGGGCTCATATCGTAAATTAATTTGGCAAAGCACGTGAATGAAGcagatttcttataaacattatagtgggcatCCAATCCCTTCTACCATCATCCTCTGGCTCAACGCAAAAGTATTCAAGGGCAATTTTattccaaaaattttgaaaaagttgtAGGTGTCTAAATTATTTTAAAGGTCACGATTTTTACCGCGCTTGTCATTAATTACCATGAAGCTACTTTAATCAAAATCCTGTTAAATGACGTGCATAGCCCATTACCAACTAGAGCACGCAAAATAGATAGAAGAAGATCACATTGGTATCTCAAAGCATGAATAGATATAATAGTGGGCCCACCAGGGGACTTATTTATGTTTCTTAACGTTAGCAAATAAATGAAAATCACCCAACTTACATAGCCGGTATGCGCCCATAAATGACCGTGGCCGTTTCATAAATATACAGCGTAGATTGTAAGAGCATATAATCACACGTCTATAGTAAGTAATTATCAGGACCATCTAGGCATTtgatgtaaagttgaagttcGCACATGTGGTTTGCCTGAACAGAAGTGAGGAGGTGAACCCTAGTCTTGAAGTGGCTAGATCAAATTGTAGAAGATTATTCTCCAACTGGTAGCCCCCAATAACGATTGATGTTCTAGGGTTAGACCCACCATCAACGAATGCTAGGCATGCCATGTCGTTGTTCACGTACACGATTGAGTTCGCCCCGAAGATCCTCCTGTAGACCGTCTCACTCTACAAGACAAGATCGACCGTCGGAAGACGGGGCCCCACTCGTGTACTCACCATACTCTTCGAGCTAAAGCAGACGTCGAAAGGCGCCACCGGTGCAACTCGAGTGATATTCATGGATATGGCCTCTTTAATGAAAGCCTCAGAGAAAGCCTTGTAGATAGACGCCTCCAGAGTAGTGTAAGGATTAACGGTGCTGATTTTCGTTCCCCCGAAGCCGTTGTTATCGATGGAGAGTAAGGATGCTTTTAGCAGGACAGTCTTCTCGTTGATCTTGATCGATTTCACGCAAATGAAGTACTCAACGGACGGCTCTCCCTGCGTGGAGACTCCAGCAGTACTTACTGGGTTAATGAGGAGGGGAGTGTAGATAAGCGAGTTGgagacttgtgtgggccacaccacatacaaaagttgagagggttaccctccattaaaacagtcataatcattttttgggcccggctcacaaatccagcccatccattatgtgtgtcccgcttggatgaggggttagaccaagttttagacgcatccaaatttcaggcgggccccgccaagtgcttttatatgttttaggcatgtcttgacatgattttagatggtatggcgcacctaagttccgtgtacggctgatttttaggatatctcataatttaaaagggacccatcaaatgcacagtgttgatgttcgacatacatcatggtggggcccacatagctcgacctcatggggagttcccatgagctcgactttataaaaccttttccctatatatatatatatatatatatatatatatatatatgtatgtatgtatgtatttctgagttgagtcgagctagggttagctcgaactcagctcgaattcaTTTTCGAGCCGTAAAAAATGGCTCCACTTGGATTGAACTCAGTTTCAAGTCGACCCGAGTTGAGCTTTTTGGGGCCTAGTCAAGCGAGTTGACCAAGCtggctcggtttgtgtacacccctacacatAGCTTCCGATTACGGGAATGTGCCTAGGGGCTGCTGTTAATGGGGAGCTACGGCGGTCTTTGCCAGCTTGCCTATTAAATTAGGGAACGGAagctgattgcgtcctaccccccgcCCGGACGATAATTCGTCTGagtagggctctatggggccctaGTGACTTaagagttttatccacgccgttcatccatttttccaggtcattttccGGTATAATACTAAAAATGGATCCGGTACACaatatcagtggaccacaccaaaggaagcataATGGcaatcaccgttgaaacctttctaggggccaacgtgatgttttatttttaccatccaacctattgacaaggtATATAGACTAGGACGAAGTGAAGAgaaaaaattaaattaacttgatcCATATCTTCTACAGctctcaagaattttttaatggcgaGAGTTCAATTCCAAcatcgtggtccacttaagatgttactatacctcatttttggtttcgtaacctaaaattatctttaaatatgaatggatggacagcttggattagactcttacatcaagatggccccacggATCCCGTCTGGACGGAATATTGTAGGAATATTgtacgggcggggtaggacgcaatctgctccCGTAAACTATAGGGGGCCTTCAAGTTTGAATCTGACCATTGACCATGTCTTTTTCGACGCGTGCTGAGTAACCCAGTAACCGATAGATGCTGATTTATTTATGTGGGGAATACCATGACGTATGAatcttatctacactgtccacatgtgttttcagctcattttaggacatgagtccaaaatagaagcatatccaaaggtcaagtggaccacgccactagaAACAGTAGAGATAATCACATTAAAACCATCCTAGAGCGCAcattgatgtttatctgtcattcaACCGATCCACGAACGCGGATTCCGTACCGAGTAACCATGCATGATATAAAATAAACTTGCcctgtgatgtatgtcttatccataccCTCTGTTCatttcaccagctcattttaaagcatgaccccatatttgaagcatatccaaagttcaagtggaccacaccataggaaatagtaggaattgaaGGCCTacagtagaaaatttctaagttttggataaagctgatatttgtattttcccttcatccatggttatgtggccttatgaatgggttggatgaaaaatacatAATACTTTGGGCCTTAGAAAGGGCTCAATGATGGCCGTCATTATCCCTGATTTTTCCTGTAGTTTGGTCCACCtgtgctttggatatgctttaaatttgggttctgtgggccacaataatgtatgtattttatccaagctatccattcctttgccagctcatttcattgtatgagccacacacacacacacacacacacacacttggtgggacccacaaagtttTGTCTCATTTTCCATAGCTAAAAGTTGCTGATGTCTAAATCATACAACCTCCCTACAATTATAAATTCCCATGGCACATgattaatgtaaaaaaaaaaaaaaagaagaagtaaaataTACTACATTACACATGAAATATATTATTTCAAATGTGCCTTAAATGTAAAGTAAACGGTCTAATAATGAGAATGCTCAAGTAATTACAATGGCCATTTCCATAAATTATTCGGCATCTCCCTGAGTGGAGGTAGTGCAAAAGGTATCGCGGGCTCATTAGCCCTAGAAGAGTTTCAGGTAACCCCCTGGCTCATATTTCCAACGTTTGATTAATTAACCGAATCACACCGATATGTTTACCAAATTAAGTGTCCCACCAAGCGTGCTAAAAATGATTACTTCTCAGTTTCAAATTGATCAGTCACTTGTGATATATGCAGGCATGCAAGCACTGACTATGCGACTCAATTCCAACTAAACAACTTTGACCCTAAGCACTAAGATAGGCAAATACGTTTGTTTGACAGTATATGATTGTGATTTCAGAAGACGAGTCTCCTGTTCAGCTACTCGTAAGATGTTGTTTAAGATAATCAGGTGATTATCGATTGGAGAATAGGGCTCATCCTACAAAAATGGGTTGCTCCTTGCCTTATGTACGAAAGGACTTTCAGatataaaaacaaacaaaaaggaaacactTACAGTCGACCGCATAAATTAAATACAGAGCACCTTTTTTTACAAAAGAACTAATTGTATTATAATGAAAATCGTCCAGCATATGAGCGTAGACCTGGATTATCGCTAAGGATTACAGCTATTGAATTATTGTTACTCATAATATAGGATTAAGATATTGGTTACACTAAGGAATCATAAAAGATAGATTATGCTAAGGAACCTAAAGgataattgatagatttgatttgttcGATAGGGTTGGTATAAGATATTTTGTTTCATTGaactcctttgctatttatagactttAGCACCACTTTGGCCTTTATGACTTTTCTTATACACTTGTCATCATAACCACTTCGGCACCGCTTTTTTCTTGACCACATTCCGTCTTTCACTACTCGACCACACTTCGTCTTCATATGACGTGTATTAGTGCCAGCTGTTACTTTCGTAACACACACCCTAAATATCGTTAAAGATCTTAGGTGTGCTCTATATTTCTCATGCAATAACACGTATccttttttaattggttcttccAGGAACAAAAAAATAGAGTGCAACAACTGCTTTATgttgtgtggtttacttgagccttTGCTATGCGTAAttattgggctcatgacctaaaatgatctttcaaaatggatggacggtgtggataaaatacatacacaacagtgggccccacaggaccaTCCGTCTCTAACTAGGTCTCGATACCCTATCCATTGGACCATCACATTGACATGGATTTCAAgtaaaagccttttgcatgaagttcctacCATAGGAAGCTATGttgtgcccactgtgatgtttgtgggaaatcctctccatccatccgttttggaaaatcatgttaagacatgagaaaaaaaattagataaatccgaaactcaagtgggccacacgtacaACTGGAAAATAGTGGAAAGGAGTTTCTACCGTTCATATTTTTCTAGGCTCCACTATGACGTTTATATGCAATCAAATCGTTCGTAAAGTGGCCAAATATTCATAAGGTCCTTACCACGGGGATGAattgaaagaattaaaatattaatttaatccaaAGCTTATGCAGCCCCATGAATTTTTCAACCGTGAGAGTacgatctccactattttctgttgtgtggcccacttgagctttggatctaccttgtttttgggctcatatcgtAAATTAATTTGGCAAAGCACGTGAATGAAGCAGATTTCTTATAAACACTATAGTGGGGATCCAATCCCTTCCACCATCATCCACTGGCTCAACGCAAAAGTATTCAAGGGCAATTTtattctaaaaattttgaaaaagttgtGGGTGTCTAAATTATTTTAAAGGTCATGATTTTTATGGTGCTTGTCATTAATTAACATGAAGCTACTTTAATCAAAATATTTAACGTGCATAGCCCATTACCAACTAGAGCAAGCAAAATAGACAGAAGAAGATCACATTGGTATCTCAAAGCATGAATAGATATAATAGTGGGCCCACCAGGGGACTTATTTATGTTTCTTAACGTTAACAAATAAATGAAAATCACCCAACTTACATAGCCGGTATGCGCCCACAGATGACCGTGGCCGTTTATTCATAAATATACGGCGTAGATTGTAAGAGCATATAATCACATTTCTATAGTAAGTAATTATCAGGACCATCTAGGCAtttggtgtaaagttgaagttcgcACATGTGGTTTGCCTGAACAGAAGTGAGGAGGTGAACCCTAGTCTTGAAGTGGCTAGATCAAATTGTAGAAGATTATTCTCCAACTGGTAGCCCCCAATAACGATTGATGTTCTAGGGTTAGACCCACCATCAACGAATGCTAGGCATGCCACATCGTTGTTCACGTACACGATCGAGTTCGCCCCGAAGATCCTCCAGTAGACCGTCTCACTCTGCAAGACAAGATCGAGCGTCGGAACACGGGGCCCCACTCGTGTACTCACCATACTCTTCGAGCTAAAGCAGACGTCGAAAGGCGCCACCGGTGCAACTCGAGTGATATTCATGGATATGGCCTCTTTAATGAAAGCCTCAGAGAAAGCCTTGTAGATAGACGCCTCCAGAGTAGTGTAAGGATTAACGGTGCTGATTTTCGTTCCCCCGAAGCCGTTGTTATCGATGGAGAGTAAGGATGCTTTTAGCAGGGCAGTCTTCTCGTTGATCTTGATCGATTTCACGCAAATGAAGTACTCAACGGACGGCTCTCCTTTCGTGGAGACTCCAGCAGTACTTACTGGATTAATGAGGAGGGGAGTGTAGATAAGCGAGTTGGAGACTTCCATGTTAGGAAGAAACACATAAGGCCCATCACCGAAGAATATCACACCGTTGGTTGTCGTCGATGATGAAAGACAGATGGCGAATTTCCGATGAAAGCTAAATGCTGATGCGAACTGAGATGGGAATGCGCACCATCCCTTTTATAGTCGCGTTCTGGCTCAATGGAGACGGGCTGCTGCTAACGTGGGCTATGGTGGTCTTTGCCAGCTTGCGTATTAAACTAGATACGGCCTTTATGTTTGAATTTTGACCATTTACCACGCCGTGATCTCACGTGTCAGCTGACGACAGCATCAGATAAGCATCTGCACGGTCTTGAGCGGGAGATAATCTGGTAGAGCCCCACCAATGGAGAGTCTTTTCCACGGAACACGTGGCCGGGCGGTACATCGAGGCCGTCCATCAATTGGTAATGGATGAATTATGTATCGAAAATGAATCTATTGGACAATTCTATCTATAGCTCCTTTTGCTTCCTACCGTTGCATTGAAGGTCACTGATCAGATGATGAAGATAAGCTGATCTATATTCTCTTTTAATCATTATATATCCACTGTTGgggaaactagatggacggtcccaaAAAGCAAGTTACGATGCCACGTGTACAACGAACAGATAACTTTACGATATttttaggaaacggattggctactccccctgccactagcccggtggctagtggaCGGTGCCCTGCgggcccactatgaagtatgtattttatcaatgccgttcatccatttttacatatcattttagtatttgatcccaaaaatgagagggatataaatctcaggtggaccacaccataggaaaacaatagcgattggctatccaccattaaaatcctccgaaggcccgttgtattgtttatttgacatccaatctgttgattaggtcatagagacctagatgaagggaaaaaaaaaatatcagcttaacccaaaacttttatgccccccaaaagtttttaatggtcgaagttcaatagacactgtttcatgtaatgtggtccacttgagattgggatatatctcatttttgggcttatatcatgaaatgatctagaaaattagatggacggcatggatgaaccacatacatcatggagggaccaCGGAGCACCGTCtattagccattggctagtggcaggggagtagcgaatccgtttccATATTTTGATGCTTCTAAACTGTATCTCTATCTAATGTAGGAGATGCTACCGTGGTGCCTATGGTTCACCTGACAAGGTGATTTGCAAATCGCATCCACCCATATGGAGGGCCCTAGCATGGATGGTTTATGTGTCAAAACACATATCTATTAGAGAATCGGTCCGTCTGATTTGTGGCCATTAAAGCAACGGtgtaaaacaaaaaagaagaagaagaagaagaagaagttaacgGTTAAAAATACAGTCAAATAAACTGTAGGGAAGGTAGTGGATAGGATTCCCTACCATGCAAGCCATCAGTCTAGTTTAGAGTattggtgcatctgattgatagtATGCATGACCATGACACGTGTTATGTGGAGAGATGGCTCAACCAATTCCAGTTCTTCCGgctctaccgtatcatctccGAACATGGAAAGTGATGAAGTGACACGTGAGTGGTCCAGATGGTTCCAGTTCTTCAAAGGATAAAGCCACACTTACGTGGCTAAGATGCTTCATTAATGGTTTTGCCCAAAAGTCACCGATTTAAAGGAACAGCACGTCGCGTatgataataaaaatatataaagttATATAAGATAATAAAGAGAATGATATAAATACTCGAAGGATATCCAACAATAATATACTACAACGTCCTTTTCTCTGAGACGTGAGGTGAGATGGCCGCGGATTGCTTCCAACCCCGCCGGTCCGGGCGGGGCTCtggagggcccaccgtgatataagtgttttatctacgcagTTCAACacttttgtcgtgtcattttaagatttaaaccaaaaattgaggcaggtacagagcttaagtagaccacaaagtggggattgaatgtccaccattaaaaacttcttgggagctggagaagtttgggatcaaggttatatttgtgttttaacttcatccacgtttacatgaccttatgcataggttgaatggtaaaca
This DNA window, taken from Magnolia sinica isolate HGM2019 chromosome 14, MsV1, whole genome shotgun sequence, encodes the following:
- the LOC131225481 gene encoding probable aspartic proteinase GIP2, with translation MEVSNSLIYTPLLINPVSTAGVSTKGEPSVEYFICVKSIKINEKTALLKASLLSIDNNGFGGTKISTVNPYTTLEASIYKAFSEAFIKEAISMNITRVAPVAPFDVCFSSKSMVSTRVGPRVPTLDLVLQSETVYWRIFGANSIVYVNNDVACLAFVDGGSNPRTSIVIGGYQLENNLLQFDLATSRLGFTSSLLFRQTTCANFNFTPNA